The Acidiferrobacter thiooxydans sequence TCGGGAACTCCCGCCGCTTGCGGGAGGTGTAGCCCTTAAGGCCAACGGCCCTTGCAATCAACAAGGGCGTAAAACATTTCTCTACCGACTCTCGCCCTCCCCTCTCGTCAGTTCCGGCCACGCCGCCTTCAGATAGACGCCCATCGACCAGAGCGTGAGCAGGGCTGCAATATAAAGAAGGAGTTCGCCGGCCCGGAACGCCGAGACACCTATGACCGGCCGCTCGTAGAGCAATAGCAGGATCGCCACCATCTGCACGCCGGTCTTGAACTTGCCCACCACCGACACCGCGACACTCTTGCGCTTACCCACCTCCGCCATCCACTCGCGCAATGCCGAGACTGCGATCTCGCGACCGATGATGACCAACACCACGACGGAAAAGAGCGAGGTGCTGAGCAGTGGTGGATGCAATTTGGGATTGGCCACGATCATGATGAGCGCCGTGGCTACCATGAGTTTGTCCGCCACCGGATCGAGAAACGCCCCGAACGCCGACGACTGGTTCCATCGCCGCGCGAGATACCCATCCAGCCAGTCCGTGAGGGCCGCCAGCAAAAAGAATCCCGCGGTCCCGACATTGGCCCATGAGACCGGAAGGAAATACACGAGCACGAACACCGGAATGAGTGCGATCCGGAGTAGCGTCAGGATATTGGGTGCGTTCAGGGGCACGGTTCGCCTTTGGCATGAAAGATGTCGTAGATGCGCCGCGCCAGTCCCTTGCTGATGCCTGGGAGTCTCTCGAGATCGGCGAGTTCGGCCTGCGCCACGAAACGTGCGCCGCCCAAGGCCTTGATCAGGGTCTGGCGGCGCTTTGGCCCGACCCCGGGGATGGTGTCGAGTTCCGACACGAGCCGCGCCTTGGCGCGCCGCGCGCGGTGCCCAGTTATGGCGAACCGGTGGGCCTCATCGCGCACGGACGCCAGAAACACCAAGGCTGCGGGCGCGTGATCGAGAGTGAAAGGCTCGGCGCGCCCCGGTTCATGGAACTCTTCATCCCCGAATCGGCGCTCCGGCCCCTTGGCGATACCGAGCACGCGCGCCTGCCGTCCGAGCGCCCGCAAGGCCTCTTCGGCACGAGCCACCTGGCCCGCACCGCCGTCGATCAACACGAGATCGGGCAGCGGGGCCTTGGCGTAACGGCGCGCGACCGCCTGACCGATGGCCGCATAATCGTCACCAGCGCCCACGCCTTCGATATGAAAACGCCGATAGTCGCTCTTGATCG is a genomic window containing:
- the pgsA gene encoding CDP-diacylglycerol--glycerol-3-phosphate 3-phosphatidyltransferase translates to MPLNAPNILTLLRIALIPVFVLVYFLPVSWANVGTAGFFLLAALTDWLDGYLARRWNQSSAFGAFLDPVADKLMVATALIMIVANPKLHPPLLSTSLFSVVVLVIIGREIAVSALREWMAEVGKRKSVAVSVVGKFKTGVQMVAILLLLYERPVIGVSAFRAGELLLYIAALLTLWSMGVYLKAAWPELTRGEGESR